AATAAGGCCACTCGTGAAGGCCTCCTACCTCATGCTATCACCTTGGCCAACTAAGTTTGGAATGTTAAAAATTAATGCACTTTCatgaatctttcatattcattaatTGAATTTGTTTTGTGTATAGTTATAACTTATACtgtattttcaattttctcgAAGGGCTTTAGAGTTGTCCAATGAGCCTATAACTAAATGCCTTGTGATGCAGTAtaacatttcaaaaaattaattaactggtaattaattatCTCTTTTGCCTCACAGCCTCACTTCATAAGAAATAAGACTTAGGGATCACACACTCTGCAAAGAGAGTCTATAGTGGAATAACTTAGTTCCACTGCCAATGGTTCTTAGAGCATAGAGCCCTATTAANNNNNNNNNNNNNNNNNNNNNNNNNNNNNNNNNNNNNNNNNNNNNNNNNNNNNNNNNNNNNNNNNNNNNNNNNNNNNNNNNNNNNNNNNNNNNNNNNNNNacaattataccctcattctatcttcaatttacaattataccctcattttactatttcaccaaccctatactattctaccaaccctatactattctaccaaccctataccattctacctatactattctaccttcttattctaccatgcttatacctaccatttactatcctattatttcaccaattaccattctataattaccactctcataaatttcccaagaattaaaatccttagctacaatggatattaaaataacatcattatcaaaataatctatttaaatagctttgaaaattctgggacactacagtTATACCTAAGGTTTATATAACAATCCAGATCTATCATGTGCAATAACCCAAAttcgtcattaaaaaaaaaaaaaaaaaaatcagacatAAGCAATAACATTTAGGAGCAAcataaattgaaatatattaagacaattattattattatttttttgttagtacTGAAtggatactaattttatttagtCTTCAATTTTAATACATTTCTCATTCATACTTGGCTCATATCTTAATACATTTCTTATTTATGATTTGCTCCCttccaataaaaatttatggattCGGCCCTCTATACttgtgaaaaataaatcaaatgtcATAAATTAGAGATGAGGATCCACAACAGTTACCTGATCATCTATTGTGAGAGACTCTATGTGGAACTCAGTTGCCCAAATATTTTTAGGCTATCAAGCCACCTACTCTTTACAATATCTAGccaaattactagtaatttaaacaaataattaccGTGAATTCTGGTCTTTAAATTAGTATATGGATGAAGTAGACCACAATTAAGAAATATGAGAAGGGTGATGCAAGCCATCCCTCACTCATAACGATAAATAAGATATTGCTATTCAAAATTACCATCCCAAGTCCCTTTCTCAattgcttttcaaaaaaaaaaaaaaaagtcccttTCTCAACTTGGCATGAATGATGCTTCGTCtcctttttgaatttttttttttaaaaaaaatttttgggtggGTGTGTTTGTTGGCTTGTGAGTGGTGATTTTCTCATAGATTTTTCAAGTAATATCACTTATCATGGCCTAATCTTCTCAAATACAATAAAGATGAGAGATGCGTTAAGGATACGAGTGAGTTGGACAGGTTGAGTAAACTTTGTTACCAACTCGCTTCCAAGCACTTGTCAGACACGGCCCTACAACAGTATGGCGTAGCTGAAAAGATTAATGGAAGCGAGTGCTTTCACGCGCTGGTTTAAGAAATCCAAGAAGCATCGCGAACGTACTGTCATTATCTTTTGCTAAAACAAGGCAATAAAGGAATCGTGCTGTCCCTTTGGGATATACTTTTGTACTTGCTTGCATCTTATCATTGGTAattttattaaagttttaatcaattataaattgaaaagagataaaaagaaaaaagcaaaataaataaaaaattaaaatcattcttGCCGTCCCATAAGTTTATGGGATTACGTATTCTAGTCACTAATGATTTTTGTATTGTTGGGTAAACAACACACTACTAAAAGGTTTAATAAATCCTATTTATAATCGATTTTAATGTTATTGTGGCACCATGTCATGCCAAACTTTTTGTCCTAATGTATTCTTTTCATTCTTGGATTGTAGAATAACAAGAATCTAGTCGAAGGTGTTTTGAAACATATTTTTGGATGGTCGGTACAGAAAAAGTCATGAAAAGCTATTGGCCTACAAGGGTTTGTGGGAGCTTTTGATGCTTAAATCAGTAAGGTATTTCAGTGAGAGAATTGAATCGAGAGATAGGGAGATAGAGAATGTGCATACTTGAAGATGTGTACCCCTTTTTATAAGAGACTCCATGGGGTTGCTTCTCGCTTCTCTCAAGTCTCAGACAGAGTTTTCATTTAAACTAGATTAAATGGACTTTCTTCAACACACTTTATAAAAATATCATGTCTATTTTTCATGTGGTTAAATAGTaaggacaaaattgaaagagtgactttttttttataataaaaacgtttttttaactttgtccttactattttaaaaaaaatatgtatctTTTACATGCAAAAATAACACATagtatttttatatatgggATTGAAAGAAGTTCCTTTGACTCGATTGGAAGAAAATCTTTGTCTAAAAGCCAATTTTTATCTCAGTAAAAGCTaattttaaatagataaaaCACACAAcgattgattatatatatatatatatatatacatatatatatatatatctctttctGAAAACAAAGGTGTTAAGAGACAATTATCATAAGGAAGAtcacagccaaaaaaaaaaaaaaaagaagaaaaacagatcCGGAAACAAAGGCAGGAGCAGTAAATTCTTAAAAGTCATCACTTGATTCAAGGACGTTGTTCAACAAGTCAAGCACATGAGTTACATTAAGtgtatatgtgtatatatatatatatacatcggACTGCGACATTGATTTGTCTGTCGTCTGATTCTGCAACCACCAGTCCAACCTTCAAGTATATGGATGAAGATGGAGATCGATTGGGAGGGTTGGCCGGCGCCATTTATAAATATCTTAAATTGACATTGCTGACTAAACTATAGTTTTTTTAACTAAAGAATATAATTGTCATTGCGGTTTTATagataaaacaaatataatttttaaattatatatatatatatatatagtttgtatttgtaagtgtattttttttttttttttaaatgcgatatgtgttttcaaattgcTGAAATAGTTTGTTAGGgtttatgatttaaaaatattaattttaaaatgtacaatttaaaaaaagtgatttttaaaaatattgtttttttttttttaaataaataaatttggaaagaaacGTACATATATCTAAATAAATCCTTTTTGCTTACGATAGGAAGCAGCGTGCAATCTATAgcctataatatatattatctgTCTTTTGAAATTgagtattaattaataagatttACAAAATGTTCGTCATGTCAACTCCTTTTGCTAATCGCTCATCCAATTCAGATGTACCAAGAGCCCCCCCAACTACGcacctaataaataaaaaataatctcattctttttttttcttttttttttttttttaagaatactaaaaatagattaaaaacgAATATTTTAAATgcaataataaaagtaaatagtTAATTAAAAGGCTGAgtcaaatataaataaatactttaaaaaagaaaaagaaaattgttaaaataaaaaattattttttatctcaatTTTAAGAGTTCGAGAAAGAGGTTAGTGTAGGGGTAAAGCAGAATTAAAGGTAATTAAAGCTTGTGATATGATAATTAATTACGCCAATTTCCATGCGTCGTTCCAAAGACTGCAAGTGACAGCTAGTGctgcttaattaattaggacGTGACTGCCGGCGGGTTTGGACTGTACCCAAAATAATACCCCAGCTTGCAAATGGcttggatgatttttttttaatcgatggacaatttttgacattatctataaattcaacaaaaatttaataccttggccttgttttggctctttgtgaATTCGGATTTTGTTTGTGGTTGCCGCCGACCTGTGTCGCCGCTTCGCTGCCtgctattagggttttctttcatgcgttCCCACCGCGTCGAGCTCCCACACCCCTTGCGTTTCCAGCCTGCACGGGTCCTGCTTTGCCGGTCTTCTTTGCGCCCGTTTGCCGCCCACcgtccactgttgggccttttGACGAGTCCCTGCCatgatgagcttccaacgccccttcgATTTTTGGTTCCCGGCGTGTGCGTGATCGGAGTGTGCtgcttcttttcttgttttattttcctgttttgttgcttctttaagatgtatttgtgttttagCATATggtttttccctgtattgtttaatttctctgttttgttaggcttgtaataaggctctttcctctctcactcgatctatgtcgccttcgggttaattagttttggtccagacctttgagTTGTGGATGTAATCATTATCTTGGCCTTCAGGTCGAAGATgaagagtttcggcatgagagtctttccgctctcatggtcgaggaataattgctatccatgcatttggttgagtctaTCTGTCACAGATCTAATactaaatctgattttagttaTGAGTTAGCGGATTTGTCTCAAATCTTATACTAAACCTAGTAATCTTGTAGCTTTATGCTATAATTGCTTTAgagctttgctctgtgatgtaagaacgttatgctcgtggtattattgaatgaaatgttatgcttttctcaaaaaaaaaaaaaaattcaatacaaaattagaagatTAAGGGACTCAAATTAAGTTAATTGACCCGAATTAACTGTTTATTAAACAGGCCAGGTCAATTTTGAGTCAACTCGCTTAATCCATAAGTGACCATACTGTATGcataaaattcatatatatatatatatatatatatatttgttgccATTTAAATTCATTTACAAGTCTAAACAAGTAAAATGGGTCATGTTTGGCTTAGCCCAATGTTTATTAAATTGGTTATGCGGATCATGTCGTATATTCCACTAAGGCGCTAATTTAAATGAATTGTGTCAAGATTGAGGAGTTTGGCTTGTTTAACTAAATAGATTGTGTTCGGGTTGACCAGTGAGTCGACTCGACCCAACTTCAACATGTTAACACGAATTGTTAACCCTATATATAAAACTATTACATGTTTCTTAAGCATGtaagaaacacatttttcttaataatattaaaagagcgagaaaaatttatattataaggcATGTGCTTcttacatgctattaaaaaaaatacatgattcTCATATGCTTGCTTAAACATCACATGACGACAGTTTTTATAGATTGGATTGGAAGTTTCTCCGACTCTGTTGGAAGGAAACTCCCTCCTAAATAAATTAgccaacacaaaaacaagtcagTGTTCCTATTATTTTCTTAGACAATCATATTGGTGATCAAAGTTTGGTTCATGGAACCTTTAATAATGgaaagaaatttcctttaaatttggACTTCACTCAAGCCCAAATTCATTGACAAAAACCGAGACACAGACATTTAAGCCGTTTATGTTCCAGAAATCCATCTATATTCCCTAATACTAAACTAAATTTACTACTAACGCATAAAAACGTATACCAACTTTGTCTTATCTAATTATCTTTTATGATCCACCTAATTTCATGACCTactaatattattttctttggtaAGTCATGACATACTAATAATATTAAATCCACGTTTAGCGATTGTTGTAAGTTATCCAAATAGCAAACAAGGAATGCAAGACTATAAAAGGCTtgtataaaaaaacaaacaaaaacaaaaacaaacactaGCTTAGGGAACATTCCTCGCAACCAATTGTGTTCATATGTATACCCTTTAAAGATGTTTAAGTCACTTGTTTGACTAATTTTCTACTCTTCGGTTGTACTTCTGcattgttatttttgttttgggtttattgttgAAAATGTATCATCTTTTTCAAAGTTTTGATTCTATTGTAACTCTTTCCTAATttgattagaaaagaaaaaagtaccaaTAGTACTCCCTAAGAACATTCTAATTAACTATCCTCTTTGCCATTCCTCCCCAAAATCATTGGAGCATATATCTTCTTGACCTACCATTTTCCCCTGTCATCTAGCAGGAATCCTTCTGGCCAATACACATCCTCTCTTTTGCAGGCAAATCATTCTTATATTGGATTAAAATCATAATCCAACCGGCTGGATTATTAAAATCAAACTCAATTTGGCCTCATCTTTTCAAAATCTTTCTAGTCAACATCATCGATATGGTTTGTTTGGTTGACTAGGAATAAGGCCACTCGTGAAGGCCTCCTACCTCATGCTATCACCTTGGCCAACTAAGTTTGGAATGTTAAAAATTAATGCACTTTGatgaatctttcatattcattaatTGAATTTGTTTTGTGTATAGTTATAACTTATACtgtattttcaattttctcgAAGGGCTTTAGAGTTGTCCAATGAGCCTATAACTACATGCCTTGCGATGCAATATAACAtttcagaaaattaattaactggcaattaattatcttttttgcCTCACAGCCTTATTTCATAAGGAATAAGACTTAGGGATCACACACTCCGCAAAGAGAGTCTATAGTGGAATAACTTAGTCCCACTACCAATGGTTCTCAGAGCAAAGAGCCCTGTTAACATAACTGTAACATTCCATGAGTTAAATCAATCAACTTTGATTAACGTTGAGTGTTACATGCAATTTCCACCAGACCAATTAACCAATGATGTTGCTCTAAATGCGCCTAACTACTCAGAGTATGAATTTGCGGAAACATAATGAATAATCTGAGACtattaacatatatatgatctaAATAACATTATGCATCATCATTATAGATTTCGAGCTTCCAAATAGACCTTCGTAGaacattaataattaaatactaACTAAGCAAACCTGACGTTGTAAGCCATTCACTCGGAATCTTTATCTTAGCGAATTTTTCACTCTACAGCCTGACAACCTGCTAATCTGCAAAACATTAAAGTGTTTGGCAGGTAGAAAAAAGTTACTACGTAAGTCCACGGCTTGGTAAGTATACTAATATGAACCTAACCAATGTAATGAGcttaaataacaattttcataCCCTATGACCTAACCAATGTAATGAGcttaaataacaattttcataCCCTATGAATATTAAACGTggatttttcttaaaagtatGTGTAGCTCCCGTTATTATGTCGTtaaggaaaaataaagtttatttTGTAGTATAGTGGCATAATACCATAGCAGGTCGCATATATTTGAATGcaatagattatatatatatatattaacattaaTGATAGCTTTCCTTCGTATATATAGTATATTCATCCCCTTAACCTATTCTTGGTAGAGTTGGCGCTATTTAGAGGGACCCATAGTACAATATCAGTGCTCTGAATATTTTTGCATATCGTTTTTTATTAGCAGCCCGACCGATTTCAACTTCGGGTGGCTAATGCTACAAGTAAAGCCGTAACTGTGACCAGTGATCCCATCTGTATATGGTGTGCCCGTCACAAAACAATtattggatccaaggccaaATATAAATACTAACTTATGTGACCATAGGGTTAAACCCATATAATAGTAGCCCACGAGCCATGATCATGTCATAAGATGCAAGTATTcttcattttaagaaaattatatataagcATTTGATCATGAAGTAGTCTCCCTAAAACACactaaaaaaaaccctaatttgaGCATTCTGGTCTACAATGATTGATCACATTGCAGGAGTGATGGATCACTATTGAGTAGTGATGGATCACAATCCTCAAATAATCAATCAGGGCCTATTCCATAACCCATTTTAGGTCTTTAATTCTAAGTGTCTAGCACTCAATCTAACCAAAACTACTCGTGCTAGAGAGTTCTAAAGCTCCAAAAACATGCAGTTAACAAATCTAAAACACATAGGTATTAAAAGTTTCACATTTAATACAAAACTAGTAAAGGTATTACCTTTATTACCAATGaaggctcaaaaaaaaaaaaaaacatcatacaAAAGATTGTGTGTGAGACTGTATAAAACATTGATTCAAACTCGTGCTTGCAAAATCAATCCACAAAACATAACCACACATAACAACACATAAAATTATAAATCCTTTCttttgaaaacaaataacaacacatGAAATCACGTATCATTTCTTCTGAAAACAACCCCAACCTAGACGGTTAGACCAACACTGTAACACTCCGAtctcatattgagaagataAGGAGTAACCCACATAAAGTATGTGGTTTATAAGTTAAGTCTCATACTATTTAGTTACTAAGTTAAACAtgaactttataaaaaattataggaaaacttcaaattaactaATTCTTTTGAATTGATAGATCAACGTATTTTCTTGAGTTGGTATTAAGTTTATCTTCCCAATATATAAACCCAGGGTGTTTCACACACTTTAAATGATCACAATGTATTTAAACAAATTGAAgttaatgaaatgaaaataactaaataataaGGTTTAATTTTGGGTTATACCAATTTTCTAGATCTTCTAGAACTAGCTACCAAGCTCATTGACAACTGTTTCTAGCTAAAAAGCAATAAAGTActgccttttgtttttatccCTCTTAGCAATAGTACACCACTTCAATAATCACAGATTATGTTTTTTTCCAGTCTAAAACCCATGCTTTAAAAGATCAAACAATTAATGTATTTAAACAAATTAAGGTTAATAAAAGAACAATAACTaaagaaaaaaggttttggATTATACCAATTTTCTAGATCTTCCAAAATTAACAAGTACTGTGGTGGCTAAAAAACAACAAAGCATATATACTGCTTTTAATTTGCTTTTACTTCTCTTACAACTTTGGCAGAACTAGTACATTGATCAAAATGGTCCATTAATTCTTTCTGGTAGACCTAGAGGTCAAACACAGGCAAATAGATAGATCAGCTGCACCGCATGCCCATCTCAACTAAAATACATCCACCAACATACACCAATTGGATGATGATCATGAATCATGAAAAAAgacattatttaaaaagaaaagaaagaaagaaaaatgggatAGAATAATTCGTACTTAATTAAAGCACAATCATGGTGAGGGCATGCAAGCTATCATCATCCTCTATCTGTGGAGCCTGTGGCCGGCTTGCATGGCTCCCCCTCCGGTAAACGAGCCGAAGAGCTCGCTCCAGTCTGGAGCCGCCGCCAAAAGCCGACTGATCAGCCGATCCAAACGCAATCTGACCCAACTGAAAGAAGAAGAGCCTGGATGCATCGACGACGCCGGCGTAGGTTCGAGGAAGGAATGGGCTGAAGGAAAGTTTGAGCAGAAAAGGCCATACCAAACTGCATACGATGGGGCCGAGGCTTCCGGACTGGGAAAGGAGGTTGAGCTTGGCTAATGCCAGCATAAGCAACACCATGGTTGATTAATATTATGGTCTGGTAATTAATCATCACCatgcaatattatatatatatatatagatatatatgactggagcttttattttcttgcatttttctcGGGAAACAAATGGAAGTTAAGGTTTTGGCCCTTTTGGGTAATGATTTGGAGAGTAAAGAACATTGAAAGGACCTCGTGGTCCTTTTGGGTAATGATTTGGAGAGTAAAGAACATTGAATGGACCTCGTGGTCCTGTTTGCTTTTGCTGGCATGTTCCTGTTTCTGTTCCTGTTCCGTCGTGTTATAAAGATTAAAGGATATATCAATGTGTTTCTTTCATtactcacaaaaaaagaaaaaacaaaaaaacaaaagggtgtTATTTTCATTGTCTTTACACCAATATACACGTGGCGGCAAGGAAGGAGCTGAAGGGAGCGGGGCCATGGCCTCCCGCCAGCTTCCAcctataacaaaaaaattattaaaaaagttttttataatttttaaacttgttagaaaaaaaacaaatttcttcttaatttagtatctggattttttttttttttagataattgcAAAATTGATTCATGTGGTtaacctaaattacaaatcatttcatattgtataaagaataatttataggtccttgtagttgacctaaattataaatcactcattgtgatataaaaaataatttatagatcttcaaagtatgccaaaataacagtttagtTCCAAAAATTAATAtccgttaagtaacttaacaaaattgGTTATTTTGTCACATCatacagtaaattaacctaatcccTTATATCCCCAACATTTTATTCCGTGCGTAaccctctctcattttcatcttcctcaccatgatttgagagcattttgcaagaatttgacgGTCGCATTTTGTAAAGCAGccgaggaagatgaaga
This genomic interval from Corylus avellana chromosome ca3, CavTom2PMs-1.0 contains the following:
- the LOC132173403 gene encoding uncharacterized protein LOC132173403 (The sequence of the model RefSeq protein was modified relative to this genomic sequence to represent the inferred CDS: added 71 bases not found in genome assembly), giving the protein MQAIIILYLWSLWPACMAPPPVNEPKSSLQSGAAAKSRLISRSKRNLTQLKEEEPGCIDDAGVGSRKEWAEGKFEQKRPYQTAYDVGLLDWERRLTLANASIGNNMVD